A region from the Haloarcula limicola genome encodes:
- a CDS encoding GNAT family N-acetyltransferase, translating into MSPDPTLRLAEPDDAERVEELVESSMTASYALSPQDIETISEAVFDADPVRDRIEASETIVVLAELDGVVAGVAEAEFEDAEGEIRWLHVDPERRGAGVGTALLERIQSALADEGIEEPRAVTLAANTSAGTFLERFGFEQVAERTTDIGGRESVEYVFAEQTGEEAEQGDSESDASDADRPPEIPETTTATDGTELYLGGDPFQGTEGWFVETFSDADRSEQYGYCCLNCGSPDVAMDNMERVRCGDCGNTRKPDDDYDGAYL; encoded by the coding sequence ATGAGCCCCGATCCGACGCTCCGCCTCGCGGAGCCCGACGACGCCGAGCGGGTCGAAGAGCTCGTCGAGAGTTCGATGACTGCGTCGTACGCACTTAGCCCCCAGGACATCGAGACGATCTCCGAGGCCGTGTTCGACGCGGATCCCGTCCGAGACCGAATCGAAGCGTCCGAGACGATCGTCGTGCTCGCCGAACTCGACGGTGTCGTGGCCGGCGTCGCCGAAGCCGAATTCGAAGACGCCGAAGGCGAGATTCGTTGGCTCCACGTCGACCCCGAACGGCGGGGTGCTGGCGTCGGAACCGCACTGCTCGAGCGCATTCAGTCGGCGCTCGCGGACGAAGGCATCGAGGAGCCCCGCGCAGTCACGCTCGCGGCGAACACGTCCGCTGGGACGTTCCTCGAGCGCTTCGGCTTCGAGCAGGTCGCCGAACGAACGACCGACATCGGCGGCCGGGAGTCCGTCGAGTACGTGTTCGCCGAACAGACGGGCGAGGAGGCCGAACAAGGCGACTCCGAATCGGATGCGTCGGACGCCGACCGACCACCCGAGATTCCCGAGACGACGACGGCGACGGACGGTACTGAACTCTACCTCGGAGGGGATCCGTTCCAAGGAACGGAGGGCTGGTTCGTGGAAACGTTCTCCGACGCTGACCGCTCGGAGCAGTACGGTTACTGCTGCCTGAACTGCGGGTCGCCGGACGTCGCTATGGACAACATGGAACGGGTTCGCTGCGGCGACTGTGGGAACACTCGCAAGCCGGACGACGACTACGACGGCGCATATCTGTGA